A stretch of the Proteus sp. ZN5 genome encodes the following:
- the hemX gene encoding uroporphyrinogen-III C-methyltransferase: MTEQKNTNDNDLPKDAAKADENVRYQEVKPVNNKRSGLIGSAVAILVILAIGGSLYYYTNQQASKLSVENQSLKSELAQLQQLQNTYQQRFDNIDSMFNSQKQTIDKLQNERQTTERQIQDLQTRFAAISSADVKSWLLAQADFMVKMAGRKLWNDQDVVTAVSLLKGADSSLAEMNDPSLLEIRRAINEDISSLAALTKIDNDGIILQLNQLANQIDNLRLAGLERNGSPMDKNDETISGSLSDWKQNLSKSWKSFMDDFITIRRRDTAAVPLLAPNQDVYLRENIRSRLLIASQAVPRHQTETYQQSLEAVSTWVRAYFDTSDPSTTAFLDTVSELEKQPITLAMPSELKSPTLLEKRVEKQIRNLLAQNEYAEPQVAEAQAVEAQDAQPVEADNASESIQDAAADSATADTPVTQQGE; encoded by the coding sequence ATGACGGAACAGAAAAATACGAATGATAATGACTTGCCAAAAGATGCAGCTAAAGCTGATGAGAATGTCCGCTATCAGGAAGTCAAACCTGTTAATAACAAGCGCTCAGGTCTAATTGGAAGTGCTGTTGCTATCCTTGTTATTTTGGCAATCGGTGGTAGCCTTTACTATTACACCAACCAACAAGCATCAAAACTGAGTGTAGAAAATCAATCACTCAAATCTGAGCTTGCCCAGTTACAACAGCTCCAAAATACTTATCAACAACGCTTTGACAATATTGATAGCATGTTTAACTCACAAAAACAGACTATCGATAAATTACAAAATGAGCGCCAAACGACAGAGCGTCAAATTCAAGATCTACAAACACGATTTGCCGCTATTTCCAGTGCAGACGTCAAAAGCTGGTTATTAGCTCAAGCCGATTTTATGGTGAAAATGGCTGGTCGTAAGTTATGGAATGATCAAGATGTCGTAACCGCTGTAAGTCTACTAAAAGGTGCCGACAGTAGCTTAGCGGAAATGAACGATCCGAGTTTACTTGAGATCCGTCGTGCTATTAATGAAGATATCAGCAGTTTAGCCGCACTCACCAAAATTGATAATGATGGCATCATCTTACAATTAAACCAGTTAGCGAATCAGATTGATAATCTCCGTTTAGCGGGTTTGGAGCGTAACGGCTCACCAATGGATAAAAACGACGAAACCATTTCAGGTTCACTTTCTGATTGGAAACAAAATTTAAGTAAGAGCTGGAAAAGCTTTATGGATGATTTTATTACCATTCGTCGCCGTGATACCGCAGCCGTTCCTTTATTAGCACCTAATCAAGATGTCTATTTACGTGAGAATATACGCTCACGTTTATTAATTGCTTCTCAAGCCGTGCCTCGTCACCAAACTGAAACTTATCAGCAATCTCTGGAAGCGGTATCCACTTGGGTACGAGCTTATTTTGATACCTCTGATCCAAGTACAACCGCATTTTTAGATACGGTCTCTGAATTAGAGAAGCAACCTATTACGCTTGCAATGCCGTCAGAATTGAAAAGCCCGACGCTGCTAGAGAAACGAGTAGAAAAGCAAATCCGCAATCTACTGGCACAAAACGAGTATGCAGAACCACAAGTGGCTGAAGCGCAAGCTGTTGAAGCCCAAGATGCCCAACCCGTAGAGGCTGATAATGCATCAGAAAGCATACAAGATGCTGCGGCTGATAGCGCAACGGCTGATACGCCAGTAACACAACAAGGAGAATAA
- the hemY gene encoding protoheme IX biogenesis protein HemY has product MLKILLLFVVLIAGIIFGPLLAGHQGYVLIQTDDWDIETSVTSLVIMFVLLQFALLLIGWSYRRFIGTGSKAYSWFSFRKRNRARKQTSMALMKLAEGDFKEVEKLMSRNADYAEQPVVNYLLAAEAAQQRGDEFRVQQHLERAAELADTNQLPVDITRVRILLAQNENHAARTGVDELLNQAPRHPEVLRLAEVAYTRTAAWQALLDIIPSMQKIALHTDDELEQLRQKAYIGIMGQKMSENGCDGLKNWWKAQPRKVHHDNALRVVLAEHLIECNDPDTAQTIILDGIKRQYDERLILLLPRLKNTDANVILKVLNALIKQHGPTPLLNSTLGQIAMQQGQWAQAEEAFRNALKQRPDVHDFAWLADALDKQKKSEESAKVRKDALLMTLKKDSVIFEEPKKSK; this is encoded by the coding sequence ATGTTAAAAATACTGCTCCTTTTTGTGGTGCTTATTGCTGGCATCATTTTTGGCCCACTATTGGCAGGCCACCAAGGTTATGTGCTTATACAAACTGATGATTGGGATATTGAAACCAGTGTGACCAGCCTTGTCATTATGTTTGTTTTACTGCAATTCGCACTGTTACTCATTGGTTGGAGTTATCGCCGTTTTATTGGTACAGGCTCAAAAGCATATAGTTGGTTTTCTTTCCGTAAACGTAATCGTGCACGTAAACAAACCAGTATGGCATTAATGAAATTAGCGGAAGGTGATTTTAAAGAAGTTGAAAAACTGATGAGCCGTAATGCAGATTATGCGGAACAGCCCGTTGTAAACTATCTATTAGCCGCTGAAGCCGCACAACAACGTGGTGATGAATTCCGAGTTCAGCAACATCTTGAACGTGCAGCTGAGCTTGCCGATACCAATCAGCTCCCTGTTGATATCACACGAGTACGTATTTTATTAGCACAAAACGAAAATCATGCAGCACGTACTGGAGTTGATGAATTATTAAATCAAGCACCACGCCATCCAGAGGTGTTACGTCTTGCAGAAGTCGCTTATACACGAACTGCAGCTTGGCAAGCATTGCTTGATATCATTCCTTCTATGCAAAAAATTGCATTACATACGGATGATGAACTTGAGCAATTACGCCAAAAAGCCTATATCGGTATTATGGGACAGAAAATGTCCGAAAATGGCTGTGATGGACTGAAGAATTGGTGGAAAGCACAACCACGTAAAGTACATCACGATAATGCATTGCGTGTCGTTTTAGCTGAACACCTTATTGAGTGTAACGATCCAGATACTGCTCAAACGATCATCTTAGACGGCATTAAACGTCAGTATGATGAACGATTAATCTTACTATTACCTCGTTTAAAAAATACAGATGCCAATGTTATTTTGAAAGTGCTCAATGCATTAATTAAACAACATGGGCCAACGCCATTACTCAATAGCACATTAGGTCAGATTGCAATGCAACAAGGACAATGGGCTCAAGCTGAAGAGGCTTTCCGTAATGCATTAAAGCAACGTCCTGATGTCCATGACTTTGCATGGCTTGCTGATGCATTAGATAAACAGAAAAAATCTGAAGAGTCGGCAAAAGTGCGCAAAGATGCTTTATTAATGACACTGAAAAAAGACTCTGTCATTTTTGAAGAGCCGAAAAAAAGTAAATAA
- the hemC gene encoding hydroxymethylbilane synthase, with protein sequence MSKSTIRIATRQSPLAMWQALYVKEQLQLTHPGLVVELVPMVTKGDIILDTPLAKVGGKGLFVKELELALLESRADIAVHSMKDVPIDFPEGLGLVTICEREDPRDAFVSNHYDSLEELPAGSIVGTSSLRRQCQLKAQRPDLIIRDLRGNVGTRLGKLDNGDYDAIILAVAGLKRLGLNERIRTPLSAEQSLPAVGQGAVGIECRLDDNETRQLLDALNHTRTAVCVKAERAMNTRLEGGCQVPIGSYAIWQDDKIWLRALVGSPDGETILRGERLVTPEKAETAGISLAEELLDKGARAILTAVYQGNTPA encoded by the coding sequence ATGTCAAAAAGTACCATCCGTATTGCTACCCGCCAAAGCCCCCTTGCTATGTGGCAGGCACTTTATGTGAAAGAACAACTACAACTTACTCATCCAGGTTTAGTCGTCGAATTAGTACCGATGGTCACTAAAGGTGATATCATTCTAGATACACCTTTAGCTAAAGTAGGTGGCAAAGGACTATTCGTAAAAGAATTAGAACTTGCTCTACTTGAATCACGGGCAGATATCGCCGTTCACTCTATGAAAGATGTTCCTATTGATTTCCCTGAAGGTTTAGGGTTAGTTACTATTTGTGAACGCGAAGATCCCCGTGATGCTTTTGTCTCTAATCATTATGATTCTTTAGAAGAACTGCCAGCCGGTAGCATTGTAGGTACATCCAGTTTACGCCGCCAATGCCAATTAAAAGCACAGCGCCCAGACCTAATTATTCGTGATTTACGGGGTAATGTAGGTACTCGCTTAGGAAAATTAGATAATGGCGATTACGATGCCATTATTCTTGCCGTTGCTGGCTTAAAGCGCCTTGGTCTTAACGAGCGTATTCGTACACCATTATCTGCAGAGCAGTCCTTACCAGCTGTTGGACAAGGGGCTGTTGGAATTGAGTGCCGCTTAGATGACAATGAAACTCGCCAGTTATTAGATGCCCTTAATCACACTCGTACCGCAGTTTGCGTTAAAGCGGAACGTGCAATGAATACTCGTCTTGAAGGTGGTTGCCAAGTTCCTATTGGAAGTTATGCCATTTGGCAAGATGACAAAATTTGGTTACGTGCTTTAGTCGGTTCTCCCGATGGCGAAACTATTTTACGTGGCGAGCGTTTAGTTACTCCAGAAAAAGCCGAAACTGCGGGTATTTCATTGGCTGAAGAGCTTTTAGATAAAGGTGCACGAGCTATTTTAACTGCTGTGTATCAAGGTAACACACCTGCATGA
- the hemD gene encoding uroporphyrinogen-III synthase, whose protein sequence is MSILVTRPNPAGEALTQRLIDAGKTAFQAPLIEIIAGRELPLLDAKLKGLRAGDCVFLLSKNAVLYANWQLNQLQQSWPDTLSYYGIGQSTAKDFQHLSSLPICYPEQGETSEDLLELPALNQVKNKRILLLRGNGGRDLLATTLSQRGAIVDECECYQRLFINYSPEDFALQWEKAQVDTLVVTSGEMLQQLFDLVAESKKAWLLNCHLLVVSERLATIAKTLGWETVTVAESANNDALFHALI, encoded by the coding sequence ATGAGTATTTTAGTCACTCGCCCCAATCCAGCAGGAGAGGCATTAACTCAGCGCTTAATTGATGCAGGGAAAACAGCCTTTCAGGCACCTTTAATCGAGATCATCGCGGGTCGTGAACTCCCTTTATTAGATGCTAAACTAAAAGGATTAAGGGCGGGTGATTGTGTATTTTTACTTTCCAAAAATGCGGTGTTATACGCAAACTGGCAGCTAAATCAATTACAACAATCATGGCCAGATACGCTATCCTATTATGGAATAGGCCAAAGCACAGCGAAAGATTTCCAACATTTAAGCAGTCTTCCAATTTGCTACCCTGAGCAAGGAGAAACCAGTGAAGATCTTCTTGAGCTTCCTGCACTTAATCAGGTGAAAAACAAACGAATATTACTGCTTAGAGGTAACGGTGGTCGTGACTTACTCGCAACAACATTGAGTCAACGAGGCGCGATTGTTGATGAATGCGAATGTTACCAACGCCTATTTATTAATTATTCCCCTGAAGACTTTGCGCTTCAATGGGAAAAAGCACAGGTTGATACGCTTGTTGTCACTAGCGGTGAAATGTTACAACAACTCTTTGATCTGGTCGCTGAATCTAAAAAAGCATGGCTGTTAAACTGCCATTTACTTGTGGTCAGTGAACGATTAGCAACAATAGCAAAAACATTAGGGTGGGAAACAGTCACCGTTGCTGAAAGTGCCAATAATGATGCTTTATTTCATGCATTAATATAG
- a CDS encoding lipoprotein: MKTYLRCTLAIITLISLSGCGLKGPLYFPPEDTQAKMTQSSQPTQQVESASTQTN; this comes from the coding sequence ATGAAAACGTATTTACGTTGCACTCTTGCTATAATAACACTGATTTCTCTTTCTGGTTGTGGCTTGAAAGGCCCTCTTTATTTCCCTCCTGAAGATACTCAGGCAAAAATGACACAGTCATCCCAGCCAACCCAGCAAGTTGAGAGCGCCTCAACTCAGACCAATTAG
- the wecG gene encoding lipopolysaccharide N-acetylmannosaminouronosyltransferase, with protein sequence MGSNSIPKYSIRGHNIWGFRDMAHFLDYLYEGAQIKSGSLIAINAEKILTAETDSALNELLNEADYLYADGISVVRGIRRKYPDANVSRIAGADLWEALMERAGKEGTPVFLVGGKPEILSQTEDKLKAQWNVNIVGSQNGYFTPQDREALFERIKASGAKIVTIAMGSPKQELFIRACREIYPDALYMGVGGTYDVFTGHVKRAPKAWQNLGLEWLYRLLSQPSRIKRQFKLLKFVGYYYSNKL encoded by the coding sequence ATGGGATCCAATTCAATTCCGAAGTATTCAATCCGCGGACATAATATCTGGGGATTTCGCGATATGGCTCATTTTCTGGATTATCTCTATGAAGGAGCACAAATAAAAAGTGGTTCTTTGATTGCCATTAATGCAGAAAAAATTCTCACAGCGGAAACAGACTCAGCACTTAATGAGCTACTCAATGAAGCTGATTATCTTTATGCCGACGGTATTAGTGTCGTGCGAGGTATTCGTCGTAAATACCCTGATGCAAATGTTTCTCGTATCGCAGGTGCGGATTTATGGGAAGCATTAATGGAAAGAGCGGGCAAAGAAGGAACCCCCGTTTTTCTTGTGGGTGGTAAACCTGAAATTCTTTCTCAAACCGAAGATAAGCTTAAAGCGCAATGGAACGTAAATATTGTGGGTAGCCAGAACGGTTACTTCACACCACAAGATAGAGAGGCGTTATTTGAGCGTATAAAGGCCTCTGGTGCGAAGATAGTGACTATTGCAATGGGCTCACCTAAGCAAGAGTTATTTATTCGTGCATGTCGTGAAATTTACCCTGATGCTTTATACATGGGTGTTGGCGGAACTTATGACGTATTTACAGGACATGTTAAAAGAGCACCGAAAGCATGGCAAAATCTTGGATTAGAGTGGTTATATCGTTTGTTATCACAACCAAGCCGAATTAAGCGTCAATTTAAGCTGTTAAAATTCGTTGGATATTACTATTCCAATAAATTGTAA
- the dapF gene encoding diaminopimelate epimerase, translating to MQFSKMHGLGNDFMVVDAVTQNVYFSPELICRLANRHTGVGFDQLLVVEAPYDPELDFHYRIFNADGSEVAQCGNGARCFARFVRLKGLTNKREIKVSTQSGRMTLHVMDNDDVCVNMGEPEFEPQKVPFRAQKAEKTYIIRAMERTVLCGVVSMGNPHCVIQVEDIKTAEVELLGPVLEQHERFPERANIGFMQIVDRNNLHLRVFERGAGETKACGSGACAAVAIGISQGLLDKRVKVTLPGGSLLIEWKGEGNSLYMTGPATHIYDGIIQL from the coding sequence ATGCAATTTTCAAAAATGCATGGTCTTGGCAACGACTTTATGGTGGTCGATGCTGTGACTCAAAATGTTTATTTTTCACCAGAATTAATATGTCGATTAGCGAATCGCCATACTGGTGTTGGGTTTGATCAATTGTTGGTGGTTGAAGCGCCTTATGATCCCGAACTCGATTTCCATTATCGTATTTTTAATGCAGATGGAAGTGAGGTTGCGCAGTGTGGTAATGGTGCTCGTTGTTTTGCTCGATTTGTGAGATTAAAAGGCCTTACAAACAAAAGAGAGATAAAAGTCAGTACACAGTCTGGCAGAATGACTTTGCATGTTATGGACAATGACGATGTGTGCGTCAATATGGGCGAACCTGAGTTTGAACCTCAAAAAGTCCCTTTCCGTGCACAAAAGGCAGAAAAGACCTATATTATCAGGGCAATGGAACGCACTGTATTGTGCGGTGTGGTTTCAATGGGAAATCCTCATTGCGTTATTCAGGTTGAAGACATTAAAACAGCAGAAGTTGAGCTGCTAGGGCCTGTGTTAGAGCAACACGAACGTTTCCCTGAACGTGCTAATATTGGTTTTATGCAAATCGTAGACAGAAATAATCTTCATTTACGTGTGTTTGAACGTGGTGCTGGCGAAACGAAAGCCTGTGGTAGCGGGGCTTGTGCAGCAGTCGCAATTGGTATTTCACAAGGTTTATTAGATAAACGAGTGAAAGTCACTTTACCGGGTGGTTCGTTGCTAATTGAATGGAAAGGAGAGGGCAACTCTCTTTATATGACTGGGCCTGCGACGCATATTTATGATGGGATCATTCAGCTATAA
- a CDS encoding class I adenylate cyclase, with product MYLYIETLKQRLDAINQLRLERAFASMCDVFKQVYGLIPVLLHYHHPELPGYIQGNVPHGTCFFEPDDMQRQWANKLVNALCDEPMNGYANGELPITGIYSMGSTSSIGQSHSSDIDIWVCHQSWLDQDERALLQRKCQLIEQWAGELGIDVTFFLIDENRFRHHASGSLGGEDCGSTQHILLLDEFYRTAVRLAGKRLLWTMVPIEEEHHYDEYVNSLYAQGVLTPNEWLDLGGLGELSAEEYFGASLWQLYKSVDSPYKAVLKSILLEAYSADYPNGKLLALEMKQHLHRGEIVNYGLDAYCMMLERVTRYLVSINDLTRLDLIRRCFYLKVCEKLSNEKTQNESEGWRRQVLSQLVTQWQWDNERLTVLDTRDSWKIERVRDAHNELLDTMMQSYRNLIRFARRNNLSVSASPQDIGVLTRKLYAAFEALPGKVTLVNPQISPDLSESHLTFIYVPQGRANRSGWYLYNRAPDFENIVGHQPLEYNRYLNKLVAWSYFNGLLTKESRVYIHQGESSCDEIKLHELVRDMSSHFPIRLPAPTPKALYSPCEIRHLAIIVNLETDPTESFSDQVVHFDFRKLDVFSFGEKEQCLIGSIDLLYRNSWNEVRTLHFSGTQSMLESLKTILGKMHQDAAPPASVEVFCYSQHLRGLIRTRVQQLVSECIELRLSTNRLEPGRFKALRIAGQTWGLFFERLNVSVQKLENAIEFYGAISYNKLHGLPVKLDKDARYLPAVIDGFACEGIIQFFFETTEDNNVFNIYILDEANRVEIYSHCEGSKEELVKDVSRFYSSSHDRFTYGSSFINFNLPQFYQIVKVEGLTQVLPFAGGSFGKLSDLGSKEAQPEMNVVPHGFTDYKAVQHS from the coding sequence TTGTATCTTTATATTGAAACACTGAAGCAACGGCTGGATGCGATTAATCAACTCAGACTGGAACGAGCATTTGCATCGATGTGTGATGTTTTTAAACAGGTCTATGGTTTAATTCCTGTTTTATTGCATTACCACCATCCTGAGTTGCCCGGCTACATACAAGGAAATGTTCCTCACGGTACATGTTTCTTTGAACCTGATGACATGCAACGTCAATGGGCGAATAAGCTGGTTAACGCATTATGTGATGAGCCAATGAATGGATACGCCAATGGAGAGCTACCAATTACTGGTATCTATTCAATGGGGAGTACTTCTTCTATTGGTCAAAGTCACAGCTCTGATATTGATATTTGGGTCTGTCATCAATCATGGCTAGATCAAGATGAACGTGCGCTTTTACAACGCAAATGCCAATTGATTGAACAATGGGCTGGCGAACTCGGTATTGATGTTACGTTTTTCTTAATCGACGAAAACAGATTTCGTCACCATGCAAGCGGCAGCTTAGGTGGAGAAGATTGTGGCTCTACCCAACATATTCTTTTACTTGATGAATTTTATCGTACGGCGGTACGTCTAGCAGGTAAACGCTTGCTATGGACGATGGTGCCTATTGAGGAAGAACATCATTATGACGAATATGTTAATTCCCTTTATGCTCAAGGTGTATTGACGCCAAATGAGTGGCTAGATTTAGGGGGACTAGGTGAACTTTCTGCTGAAGAGTATTTTGGTGCAAGTTTATGGCAACTCTATAAAAGTGTCGATTCACCTTATAAAGCCGTACTAAAAAGTATTTTATTAGAAGCCTATTCAGCGGACTACCCTAATGGGAAGTTACTAGCATTAGAAATGAAACAACATCTACATCGTGGTGAAATCGTCAATTACGGTTTAGATGCTTATTGTATGATGCTTGAACGTGTTACTCGCTATTTGGTTTCTATCAATGATTTAACTCGTCTTGATCTTATCCGTCGTTGTTTCTACCTGAAAGTGTGTGAAAAATTATCTAACGAAAAAACACAAAACGAATCTGAAGGTTGGAGACGACAAGTCTTATCGCAATTGGTCACTCAATGGCAATGGGATAATGAGCGCTTAACAGTACTCGATACACGAGATAGTTGGAAAATCGAACGTGTGCGCGATGCACACAATGAATTATTAGATACGATGATGCAAAGCTATCGTAATCTTATCCGCTTTGCGCGCCGTAATAATTTAAGTGTCAGTGCAAGCCCGCAAGATATCGGTGTCTTAACTCGAAAACTTTATGCTGCGTTTGAAGCATTACCCGGTAAAGTTACACTGGTTAATCCACAGATATCACCTGATTTATCAGAGTCACATTTAACCTTTATTTATGTACCACAAGGCCGAGCAAATCGTAGCGGATGGTATTTATATAATCGTGCCCCTGATTTTGAAAATATCGTCGGGCATCAACCATTAGAATATAACCGCTATTTAAATAAATTAGTGGCATGGTCTTACTTTAATGGGTTGTTAACAAAAGAGTCTCGAGTTTATATTCATCAAGGAGAATCCTCTTGTGATGAAATTAAACTGCATGAATTAGTTAGGGATATGTCGAGCCATTTCCCAATTCGCTTACCAGCACCAACCCCGAAAGCGTTGTATAGTCCTTGTGAAATTCGACACCTCGCAATTATTGTTAATTTAGAAACCGACCCAACAGAGAGTTTTTCTGATCAAGTGGTTCACTTTGATTTTAGAAAACTCGATGTCTTTAGCTTCGGTGAAAAAGAGCAGTGTCTTATTGGTAGCATTGATTTGTTGTATCGTAACTCTTGGAATGAGGTCAGAACCCTTCATTTCAGTGGTACACAATCTATGTTGGAATCGCTAAAAACGATTTTAGGTAAAATGCACCAAGATGCGGCTCCACCGGCTTCTGTTGAAGTATTTTGTTATAGCCAACATTTGCGTGGTTTAATTCGTACCCGTGTTCAGCAGTTAGTCTCGGAATGTATTGAATTACGGTTATCAACAAATCGTTTGGAGCCGGGCCGTTTTAAAGCTTTACGCATTGCTGGGCAAACGTGGGGATTATTCTTTGAACGTCTCAATGTGTCGGTACAAAAATTAGAAAATGCGATCGAGTTTTATGGTGCAATTTCATATAACAAACTTCATGGGTTGCCAGTTAAATTAGATAAAGATGCTCGCTATTTACCTGCGGTAATCGATGGTTTTGCTTGCGAAGGGATTATTCAATTCTTCTTTGAAACCACAGAAGATAATAATGTCTTTAATATCTATATATTAGATGAAGCAAATCGCGTTGAAATTTATTCCCATTGTGAGGGAAGTAAAGAAGAGTTAGTAAAAGATGTTAGCCGTTTCTACTCTTCATCTCATGACCGATTCACATATGGCTCAAGCTTTATTAATTTTAACCTGCCACAGTTTTATCAAATTGTGAAAGTGGAAGGATTAACACAAGTGTTACCTTTTGCTGGTGGATCCTTTGGTAAATTATCCGATCTGGGAAGTAAAGAAGCCCAACCTGAGATGAATGTTGTTCCCCACGGATTTACAGATTATAAAGCGGTGCAACATTCTTAA
- the cyaY gene encoding iron donor protein CyaY, translated as MNDSEFHQLADELLSEIEQTIDNYEGDADIDCEINGGVMTLTFENNSKIIINRQEAFHQVWLATRSGGYHFDWKDEQWICDRSGGEFLTMLAQAITEQSGEAFSF; from the coding sequence ATGAACGACAGTGAATTTCACCAATTAGCTGACGAACTCTTGTCAGAAATAGAACAAACTATTGATAATTATGAAGGTGACGCAGATATTGATTGTGAAATCAATGGCGGCGTAATGACATTAACCTTTGAAAATAATAGCAAAATTATTATTAATCGTCAGGAAGCGTTTCATCAAGTTTGGTTAGCGACACGCTCTGGTGGCTATCACTTTGATTGGAAAGATGAACAATGGATTTGTGATAGAAGTGGCGGTGAATTTTTAACCATGCTAGCACAAGCAATAACAGAACAAAGTGGAGAAGCGTTTTCTTTCTAA
- a CDS encoding DUF484 domain-containing protein — MTDKNEQFCCPETKELNDQQVIRYLREHPGFFIRNASYIEQMQVPHPVRGTVSLVEWIMSRQRNRIHYLEEDMRLLIEQASENEALFSQLLLLISELSNSASLHEMLERLNLWAKGLGLYSVQLRLFTDRWQLQPPLDAQDLPLSRQAFEHFRIQRMGDDNHYLGTLNGQEIMLLMPNVRRSGSVALSLLGHYGDLGVIIFNSRDNQHFQEGMGTVMLDKLAHILPELLLRWIARQ, encoded by the coding sequence ATGACGGATAAAAATGAGCAGTTCTGTTGCCCTGAAACAAAAGAACTTAATGATCAACAAGTGATCCGTTACCTCAGGGAGCATCCTGGTTTTTTTATCCGTAATGCAAGTTATATTGAGCAAATGCAAGTTCCTCATCCCGTCAGAGGAACCGTTTCTTTAGTCGAGTGGATAATGTCGCGCCAGCGTAACCGCATCCATTATCTTGAAGAAGATATGCGTTTGCTGATAGAACAAGCCTCTGAAAATGAAGCACTGTTTAGCCAACTCTTATTATTAATTTCTGAACTATCCAACAGTGCATCTCTTCACGAAATGCTAGAACGCTTAAACCTTTGGGCTAAGGGATTAGGGCTTTATTCAGTTCAATTACGCCTATTTACCGATCGTTGGCAATTACAGCCACCTTTAGATGCACAAGATCTTCCATTATCTCGCCAAGCATTTGAACATTTTCGTATTCAGCGTATGGGCGATGATAATCACTATTTAGGTACATTAAATGGGCAAGAGATTATGTTATTGATGCCTAATGTACGACGCTCAGGTTCCGTTGCGCTCTCATTGTTAGGGCATTATGGTGATTTGGGAGTGATTATATTTAATAGCCGAGATAACCAACATTTTCAGGAAGGGATGGGAACTGTGATGCTTGATAAGCTCGCCCATATTTTACCAGAACTGTTACTTCGTTGGATTGCAAGGCAATGA